A single region of the Epinephelus moara isolate mb chromosome 14, YSFRI_EMoa_1.0, whole genome shotgun sequence genome encodes:
- the mgaa gene encoding MAX dimerization protein MGA a isoform X7 has product MASKKKQKGMVFHQEGATTPAAALAADHPTARFVVPKPGKASEGGMERNTCVTNEETGMKGKPNMYPSKESIRTSGGLPAAKHSTSSNPQLDNLSPDSICKGIRVTLDNNSMWNEFFRCKTEMILTQQGSRMFPYCRFRISGLQSSKKYSLIMDIQPLDNSRYKWTGKSWQVAGRAECHVKSQPFAHPESPSTGQHWMQNPVSFYKLKLTNNISDQEGNTILHPMHHYLPRLHVVQTDKAAKDIKLNNPNVVTFTFPQTEFMAVIAYQNSRFSQLKVDYNPFAKGLKEEGSSSLGLKLKLNSGKDLHKEGGTTTTEQHPVKKSLKSLLANHKPRSSKAVDEKPSGSADLQKNSTTNKDQSAANVTGECSRSNSHPAQKLFSELIREAHVSLHRCDMEELGFTNSTSHRNEQTNTKTTALKSNGQDNPKKDSISVKTQSKTSPAKKGEVVVSERKVKGDKDLLNSLNYKDNVGTVLKSEVNNVAAPAVSQNSSGDSDQQCKTDAPSEAKVKQHKRPAPLPLPALALFLKQHSTKSKVAKSKLDSSPAALPSESLSDSQSSAATPACSPSDQDRKAAGPWKDLTGYITKSNNQDSGHAAALPRPDEMVLNQPSSPFCPVATTDRKGQRTHFLDSVSVAESTGSELAVQDGTPVLPNSDQPSCTLGTSVSTISSTLATSSTSFISSPTLDTVLPAPNSPQTPTITESSTLPSDSPTMKSDSLLPDPECSSFGFEPLSPASSPEPLPSLPILLALDLDSTTSEPPPKAVSPKELQQSEDSAASVFKWHTVLPQSRLYMDTSFTTFQPTTQTLPLESVPSPLLPSQSPSHSEPQTLDTSTSTSTPPPDSAPSFQENESLPFPAELSPLALHLPLSPTFSSLDGDALSPTPSIADLVHFFSTEDDFGMEVEFSNTEAVAAPCPPPSAVEANTRKPSQQVQPAKKPCKGKKKSQRQKLAKTDVDQNMDAATYTNMRPNLEEVEEQLFISFTSKEALKLHIADSSVGTVSQPQTTPECQLQESADTPENVETAESLEEKIAAYEKILLRDLKLMRHRQVIHPVLQEVGLKLSLLDPILAIDLQYLGVRLPIPPPGVSLEPLTQELPPSQGVSAAFVSRTGKTTDVTQIKGWRGKFTPSEAPPPPTATKPEAGPSSDPPKKNLSAFCSDMLDEYLENEGKLIDERAASFSQPQVEPVVYELPTRSTSYVRTLNSVLKKQPSSFPTSDLISGFVPPSKRPKLPVRETKTSRKGNMRQKGPKHHKHSAEPGLTAALSPAESNLFPKQSTVPTATLSSEHTAPVTEPHTPKKHRLKVQLDHTEPFTLSSQPTKRKKLKPKTLSQTLSPLKSTLPQPGVSEDMAPLESDSELGTAVDQNTESSKQKNGPPMTRAMLKQKDLEDEVVWGGRPRTSITEERATVALTSLFTLMGFVSENPTAPIQLVRRQAPLCLNEFCRLGCVCSSLSHCVRISHCGRPQCMLGCSCLKQKVVLLKNLDASDSSPSQQGNVKKKKRKRRMKMAYILKEADSVSQPAERVRVLWKRDSGDLDPDPINIPKPAALSRPPVKTVRPQERRQDSSSSGSSCARVRAYRGKKKSSRKQKRKDQLQSQDDPPETSKDEKSKKVRLKPLKQRDLTLKNTETKPASPPPAADPLPLDPSTRSPSPPSEPPPKPSKRLIILAECKWENESDRSLVLKNLCEAMAWDRLDEPFWIKNYLISPISQTVEDSGGNRCIQYKIHISRPLLEPEKPVKPVKPPQQRKQRETTQQQEHLEQVVMKAEPVDNWQQEVAEHKEEVEEAEPLEDWQREVMEEEEEAEPLEDWQREVEEDDIEEEAESTDHQLHDGRESGGEETNMTSKKTKRMMVSMALPFLIGISPAGFLSANKKQPGGTDHLVQVNGKLYPLAKIQLGRMGALHPANRLAAYLTGRVALNKKPQSSSFSPSKPPQNQSSAPTVSSSSSVVPTPTPTSQPLATIPTSLTVLQPAAVKLDQSAACSDQSAGEAPEGVGTRVVTLKVYPRSRGGGTQFRVIPPASGSSAPTSGNIKDSQVSSSATPPVTTAPKGSQVFMVQVPPPPAPGKLPLPAQPPGPPPPSSSSIAYSSGQRIVLQPVQMASGLQYYRKPDGKLVRLVPLSQLRSVNLNQSTPRASPSVLPAASLQPPVVAAGNQKPPPATATSTLTSLSPLSGLQSFKVSPLTSQLHPASGFLSQKGTCTFKILPANNNMEPMIITCPKVPPKVVSAPGSFTVLQPQHPNATPVNLISLKPSTGQGAELGVKTVTVSAVPVGPGGLSAVPVRPGGLSAVPVGPGGVPAVPVGPGGLSAVPVRPGGVSVVPVGPGGLSAVPVGPGGVSAVPVGPGGLSAVPVGPGGVSAVPVGPSGVSAVPVGPDGVIVHQKPAVQIPYRPPPPAPPESEVTPAPPPKPEPACNLLDLDIICVDYEEELDATETGGEVKQQPDVVEVKDSSSETENSSDFSDESAVEEEKEPTPIQVRNLRFNHNMLEKQRRRKLRQLFEDLRREVGLSKERTSKVSTLKKSVEVIQELWRTEKKLEKKKEKLLKRRDNYLAIIAPITEESRQVSSTRQTSPELSEGGGTGSKDIEVVDLLDDTDEPTENSSEEERPVTKTTNAVTVSEAEDEVQIVAVETVEESSRLNAAQKKLARILRKEDSESSVKKLAYVRSLADAFKALQSVMNTNNTSRSFLLEQANQEIQTLQSENGRLRSLKICLNQQRDAYIREVSQRSGKSKERIRSMLQHLSSKQKEMEMQERLQAANQLQAAVGGGACYSPTEDSTDDVIIITSSSLQQQCTPQAPPTFVSVPPTSTPSSTPVQTPVQTPVQTPGQTPVQTPVQTPVQTPVQTPVQTPVQAPVQTPVQQPQRVLQVSRPILSPPGVSHSVSVVRDRPRTVPNILSRSKNPAASQSIKAVVPAEVLSLVGTALPGQPVLTLSQMMTAPTLLQTSSTPGVASVTLNISNLANQQIHLTSLPHPPTATDLNNLLQLVQPSTTPQQQQQQQQQQQLLIQPQQPPQTKQQILQTPPPPQQQQTPQQQILQPPQETQQQQPPPPPQQQQIPEGPPPSPPAPPPAPLLVVSAGSDPITDQDQPPFQTDTTSEAPRSTQDPFSTPCPGASADRQTEVTEAGPVGAEPQRETRDDESLTSLLNEIVFLNQQTVSTAETPLSGKPSPGDDVMDEDEEYGRANSPWLLELDSDSDETIATEMGAAAVNDHTDMTPGGPQLGPVNGNAKGGVLAPPPLLQMKVGGAKVADPASCDEAAGGEGEGEGGGKREGGVAWRPMPRLVPLGLRGNPPS; this is encoded by the exons ATGGCTTCTAAGAAGAAGCAGAAAGGAATGGTGTTCCATCAGGAAGGGGCTACCACCCCTGCAGCGGCACTGGCCGCAGACCATCCAACGGCCCGCTTTGTTGTTCCTAAACCAGGGAAGGCAAGTGAAGGTGGGATGGAACGAAACACCTGTGTAACCAATGAAGAGACAGGTATGAAGGGGAAACCCAATATGTACCCATCGAAAGAGTCCATCAGGACATCTGGTGGACTTCCCGCTGCAAAACATTCCACCAGTTCAAACCCTCAGCTGGACAACCTGTCACCTGATAGCATCTGCAAAGGCATCAGAGTGACACTGGACAACAACAGCATGTGGAACGAGTTTTTCAGATGCAAAACGGAGATGATTCTGACTCAGCAAGGCAGCAGGATGTTCCCCTATTGCCGCTTTCGCATCTCTGGCTTGCAGTCCTCCAAGAAATACTCTCTGATCATGGACATTCAACCTTTGGACAACAGTCGTTACAAGTGGACCGGCAAGAGCTGGCAAGTTGCTGGAAGGGCAGAGTGCCATGTTAAGAGTCAACCATTCGCTCATCCAGAGTCCCCGTCAACAGGTCAACACTGGATGCAGAATCCAGTGTCCTTTTACAAACTGAAGCTCACTAACAACATCTCAGATCAAGAGGGGAACACCATCCTGCATCCCATGCACCACTACTTACCACGGCTGCACGTGGTCCAAACTGATAAAGCTGCTAAAGACATAAAACTAAACAATCCCAATGTTGTTACATTCACTTTCCCCCAAACTGAATTTATGGCAGTCATTGCTTACCAGAACTCACGGTTTTCTCAGCTTAAAGTTGACTACAACCCATTTGCTAAAGGACTGAAGGAGGAGGGCTCTAGTTCGTTGGGCCTAAAGCTTAAATTGAACTCTGGCAAAGACTTGCACAAAGAAGGAGGCACAACAACCACTGAGCAACATCCTGTGAAGAAGAGCTTGAAGTCTTTGCTCGCAAACCATAAACCTAGAAGCTCAAAAGCAGTGGACGAGAAGCCTTCAGGGTCAGCTGACCTCCAGAAAAACTCCACCACAAACAAAGATCAGTCAGCTGCCAATGTCACTGGGGAATGTTCGCG CAGCAATTCACATCCAGCTCAGAAATTATTTTCTGAACTGATCCGGGAGGCTCACGTTTCACTGCATAGATGTGACATGGAGGAGCTGGGATTCACTAACAGCACGTCTCACAGAAATGAGCAAACCAACACTAAAACCACAGCTTTGAAAAGCAATGGACAAGATAATCCCAAAAAGGACAGCATATCTgtcaaaacacaaagcaaaacatCACCTGCAAAGAAGGGTGAAGTTGTTGTATCAGAGAGGAAAGTTAAGGGGGATAAGGACCTTTTGAATTCATTGAATTACAAAGACAATGTTGGGACAGTTCTAAAGTCTGAAGTCAATAATGTTGCTGCTCCAGCAGTGTCCCAGAACTCCTCTGGTGACTCAGACCAACAATGTAAGACTGACGCTCCATCAGAGGCGAAAGTAAAGCAACATAAACGGCCAGCACCTCTGCCTCTGCCAgctcttgctctttttttgaAGCAGCATTCAACAAAATCTAAAGTAGCCAAGAGCAAGCTGGACTCTTCTCCTGCAGCACTCCCATCGGAATCTCTGTCTGATTCACAGAGTTCTGCTGCAACTCCTGCATGTTCGCCTTCTGATCAAGACCGCAAAGCAGCTGGTCCATGGAAGGACCTAACTGGATATATCACAAAGTCCAACAACCAGGACTCTGGACATGCTGCTGCACTTCCTAGACCAGATGAAATGGTTTTGAATCAGCCTTCCAGTCCATTTTGTCCTGTTGCCACTACAGACCGAAAGGGACAAAGAACTCATTTCTTGGACTCTGTTTCAGTTGCTGAAAGCACAGGCTCAGAGCTTGCAGTACAAGATGGTACACCAGTGTTACCCAACTCAGATCAGCCATCTTGTACCCTTGGGACATCTGTATCCACCATTTCCTCAACTCTTGCTACCTCTTCTACATCTTTCATTTCATCACCAACCCTCGACACAGTGTTACCTGCCCCAAACTCACCACAAACACCAACCATCACTGAGTCTTCCACACTACCTTCAGACTCGCCAACTATGAAGTCTGATTCTTTGCTACCTGACCCAGAGTGTTCTTCGTTTGGCTTTGAGCCTTTGTCCCCTGCAAGCTCTCCAGAACCCTTACCTTCCCTGCCCATCTTGTTAGCTCTAGATCTTGACTCCACTACTTCTGAACCACCTCCAAAAGCAGTATCTCCCAAAGAGTTGCAGCAAAGTGAAGACtctgctgcctctgtgtttAAATGGCACACAGTGTTACCTCAAAGTAGGCTGTACATGGACACTTCATTCACAACATTTCAACCTACAACACAGACTCTTCCTTTAGAGTCTGTTCCGTCACCTTTGTTGCCTTCCCAGTCTCCTTCCCACTCTGAACCACAGACTCTCGACACCTCCACATCCACATCCACACCTCCCCCTGATTCTGCTCCATCATTTCAAGAAAATGAATCACTGCCCTTCCCTGCAGAGCTGTCCCCCCTTGCACTTCACTTGCCGCTGTCTCCAACCTTTTCTTCATTAGATGGAGATGCATTGTCACCCACCCCTTCAATCGCAGACCTTGTGCACTTTTTCTCCACCGAAGATGACTTTGGGATGGAGGTGGAGTTTTCAAACACAGAGGCAGTAGCTGCTCCCTGCCCACCTCCAAGCGCAGTAGAGGCAAATACACGCAAGCCTTCTCAGCAGGTGCAACCAGCCAAAAAACCCTGCAAGGGCAAAAAGAAGTCCCAGCGGCAAAAGCTTGCCAAGACAGATGTAGATCAGAACATGGATGCTGCCACCTACACTAACATGAGGCCTAACTTGGAGGAAGTTGAGGAGCAGTTATTTATCTCATTCACCTCAAag GAGGCCCTCAAACTTCACATTGCGGACTCCTCTGTTGGAACGGTCTCACAGCCTCAGACGACACCTGAATGTCAACTGCAAGAATCTGCTGACACACCTGAGAATG TAGAGACAGCAGAGAGTTTGGAGGAGAAGATCGCTGCATACGAGAAGATTCTTCTGAGAGACTTGAAGCTgatgagacacagacaggtgatCCATCCTGTGCTGCAGGAAG TTGGTCTGAAGCTGAGCCTGCTGGATCCGATTCTGGCCATAGACCTGCAGTACCTGGGAGTCCGTCTGCCCATCCCCCCTCCTGGAGTCTCTCTGGAGCCGCTGACCCAGGAGCTGCCGCCGTCTCAAG GTGTTTCTGCAGCTTTTGTGTCACGgacaggaaaaacaacagatgTGACTCAGATTAAAGGTTGGAGAGGGAAATTCACTCCATCAGAGGCTCCTCCCCCTCCAACAGCAACCAAACCTGAAG CTGGTCCCAGTTCAGATCCGCCAAAGAAGAACCTGTCTGCGTTCTGCAGCGACATGTTGGATGAGTATCTTGAGAATGAAGGGAAGCTGATTGATGAGCGAGCCGCCAGCTTCTCTCAGCCTCAGGTGGAACCGGTAGTGTATGAGCTGCCTACCAGGAGCACCAGCTACGTTCGAACCCTCAACAGTGTCCTGAAGAAACAGCCCAGCAGCTTCCCCACCTCAGACCTCATATCTGGGTTTGTCCCCCCGTCCAAGAGACCTAAACTCCCCGTCAGAGAGACCAAAACAtcaaggaaaggaaacatgagGCAGAAAGGTCcaaaacaccacaaacacagtGCAGAACCAGGTTTAACAGCTGCACTCAGTCCAGCTGAATCAAACCTGTTCCCTAAACAATCCACAGTCCCAACAGCCACTCTCTCATCAGAACACACAGCCCCCGTCACTGAACCTCATACACCAAAGAAACACCGCCTGAAAGTCCAATTGGACCACACAGAACCGTTTACTCTCTCTTCTCAACCCACGAAGAGGAAGAAGCTCAAACCCAAGACCTTGTCCCAGACCCTCAGTCCCCTCAAGTCCACCCTCCCCCAGCCTGGCGTGTCAGAGGATATGGCTCCGCTGGAGTCTGACTCTGAACTGGGGACCGCTGTCGATCAGAACACAGAGAGCAGCAAGCAGAAGAACGGGCCGCCGATGACCCGAGCTATGCTGAAGCAGAAGGACCTGGAGGACGAGGTTGTGTGGGGGGGGCGACCTAGGACCAGCATCACAGAGGAGAGGGCCACTGTTGCTCTGACATCACTTTTTACGTTGATG GGTTTTGTCAGTGAGAACCCGACCGCTCCCATCCAGCTGGTGCGGAGACAAGCCCCTCTCTGCCTGAACGAGTTCTGCCGGCTGGGCTGCGTGTGCTCCAGTCTGTCCCACTGCGTCAGGATCAGTCACTGTGGccggccccagtgcatgctgggctGCAGCTGCCTCAAACAGAAGGTGGTCCTCCTCAAGAACCTGGACGCCTCTGACTCCAGTCCGTCCCAGCAGGGGAAcgtcaagaagaagaagaggaagaggaggatgaagatggCCTACA TCCTGAAGGAGGCGGACAGTGTTTCCCAGCCTGCAGAGCGGGTCCGGGTGCTTTGGAAGAGGGACAGCGGAGACTTGGATCCAGACCCGATCAACATCCCTAAACCAGCAGCCCTGTCCCGCCCCCCTGTGAAAACTGTAAGGCCTCAG gagagacgacaggacagcagcagcagcggcagcagctgTGCCAGAGTCAGAGCTTAcagagggaagaagaagagcagcaggaaacagaagAGGAAGGATCAACTGCAGAGTCAGGACGATCCACCG GAGACGTCTAAAGATGAAAAGTCTAAAAAGGTTCGGCTGAAGCCTTTGAAACAGAGAGACCTGACGCTGAAGAACACAGAGACCAAACCCGCCAGTCCTCCACCAG CAGCTGATCCGCTGCCTCTGGATCCCTCCACCCGGTCTCCCAGTCCTCCGTCCGAGCCGCCTCCGAAGCCGTCGAAGCGTCTGATCATCCTGGCGGAGTGCAAGTGGGAGAACGAAAGTGACCGCAGCCTGGTGCTGAAGAATCTGTGTGAGGCGATGGCATGGGACCGACTGGACGAACCTTTCTGGATCAAAAATTATCTCATCAGTCCCATTAGTCAGACTGTGGAGGACAGTGGTGGCAACCGCTGCATCCAGTACAAGATCCACATCTCCAGACCCCTGCTGGAGCCGGAGAAACCAGTGAAACCAGTGAAGCCACcacaacagaggaaacagagggagaCAACACAACAGCAG GAACACCTGGAACAGGTTGTCATGAAGGCGGAGCCTGTTGACAATTGGCAGCAGGAGGTGGCAGAGCACAAAGAAGAGGTGGAAGAGGCAGAGCCACTTGAAGACTGGCAGCGAGaagtgatggaggaggaggaagaggcggAGCCACTTGAAGATTGgcagagagaggtggaggaagacGATATCGAGGAGGAGGCGGAGTCAACAGATCACCAGCTGCATGATGGGAGAGAGAGTGGCGGAGAGGAAACGAATATGACGTCAAAGAAGACGAAGAGGATGATGGTCAGCATGGCTCTGCCGTTCCTGATAGGAATCTCCCCCGCCGGCTTTCTCTCGGCCAATAAGAAGCAGCCGGGAGGAACAGACCACCTGGTCCAG GTGAATGGGAAGCTCTATCCTCTGGCTAAGATCCAGCTGGGGAGGATGGGTGCGCTCCATCCCGCGAACCGCCTGGCAGCGTATCTCACTGGTCGGGTGGCGTTAAACAAGAAGCCACAAAGTTCCTCTTTCTCACCATCTAAACCTCCTCAGAACCAGAGTTCAGCCCCGACCgtctcctcatcttcctctgtggTTCCCACCCCAACGCCCACATCTCAGCCGTTAGCCACCATCCCAACCTCCCTGACAG TTCTTCAGCCTGCAGCAGTGAAGCTCGACCAATCAGCTGCCTGCTCTGACCAGAGTGCAGGTGAAGCACCTGAGGGGGTGGGGACCCGGGTCGTCACTTTGAAGGTGTACCCGCGTTCAAGGGGAGGAGGCACTCAGTTCAGAGTGATACCCCCAGCTTCTGGAAGCTCCGCCCCCACGTCGGGTAATATTAAAG ACTCTCAGGTCAGCAGCTCTGCGACTCCACCTGTGACAACGGCTCCTAAAGGCTCTCAGGTGTTCATGGTTCAGgttccacctcctcctgctcctgggAAACTACCTCTACCGGCCCAGCCACCCGGCCcaccacccccctcctcctcctccattgcCTACTCCTCTGGTCAGAGGATCGTCCTGCAGCCGGTCCAGATGGCGTCAGGACTCCAGTACTACCGCAAACCAGACGGTAAATTGGTCCGACTGGTTCCCCTCAGCCAGTTGAGATCAGTCAACTTGAACCAGTCCACTCCACGAG cCTCGCCCTCAGTCCTCCCTGCTGCATCCCTTCAACCTCCAGTCGTCGCTGCTGGTAACCAAAAACCACCTCCGGCCACAGCCACCTCCACCCTCACCTCCCTCTCCCCTTTGTCCGGCCTCCAGTCTTTCAAGGTGTCCCCCCTCACTTCCCAGCTCCACCCTGCCTCTGGTTTCCTGTCTCAGAAGGGGACGTGCACCTTTAAAATCCTCCCCGCTAACAACAACATGGAGCCAATGATCATCACCTGTCCTAAAGTTCCTCCAAAGGTGGTGTCAGCTCCAGGCTCCTTCACTGTGCTCCAACCTCAACACCCCAACGCGACCCCAGTGAACCTCATCTCCCTCAAACCCTCCACAGGTCAGGGGGCTGAGCTCGGGGTCAAAACAGTGACTGTGTCCGCGGTCCCAGTGGGTCCTGGTGGGTTATCTGCTGTCCCAGTGCGTCCTGGTGGGTTATCGGCGGTCCCAGTGGGTCCTGGTGGGGTACCAGCGGTCCCAGTGGGTCCTGGTGGGTTATCTGCTGTCCCAGTGCGTCCTGGTGGGGTATCAGTGGTCCCAGTGGGTCCTGGTGGGTTATCAGCGGTCCCAGTGGGTCCTGGTGGGGTATCAGCGGTCCCAGTGGGTCCTGGTGGGTTATCAGCTGTTCCAGTGGGTCCTGGTGGCGTGTCTGCAGTCCCAGTGGGTCCTAGTGGGGTATCTGCGGTCCCAGTGGGTCCTGATGGGGTGATAGTCCACCAGAAACCTGCCGTCCAGATCCCTTAcagacctcctcctccagcaccACCAGAGTCAGAGGTGACACCTGCCCCCCCACCAAAGCCGGAGCCGGCCTGCAACCTGTTGGACCTGGACATAATCTGTGTGGACTACGAGGAAGAGCTTGACGCCACAGAAACAGGGGGCGAGGTGAAGCAGCAACCGGATGTGGTGGAGGTGAAGGATTCGAGCAGCGAGACGGAGAACTCGTCAGATTTCAGTGACGAGTCGGCGGTCGAAGAAGAGAAAGAGCCGACTCCCATCCAGGTAAGAAAT CTGCGTTTCAATCACAACATGTTGGAGAAGCAGCGTCGGAGGAAGTTACGGCAGCTGTTCGAAGATCTGAGGAGAGAAGTGGGACTGAGCAAAGAGAGGACGTCAAAGGTCTCCACGCTGAAGAAG tCGGTGGAGGTGATCCAGGAGCTCTGGAGGACTGAGAAAAAActagagaagaagaaggagaaactACTCAAGAGGAGGGATAATTACCTCGCCATCATCGCTCCAATAACAG AGGAGAGCAGACAGGTGAGCAGCACACGTCAGACATCACCTGAGCtgtcagagggaggagggacagGAAGTAAGGACATAGAAGTGGTGGATCTGTTGGACGACACGGACGAACCGACGGAGAACTCGTCTGAGGAGGAGAGACCTGTTACCAAGACGACCAACGCTGTCACTGTCTCAGAG gcGGAGGATGAGGTTCAGATCGTTGCCGTGGAGACGGTGGAGGAGAGCAGTCGGCTGAATGCAGCTCAGAAGAAGCTGGCGAGGATCCTGAGGAAGGAGGACTCAGA AAGCAGCGTGAAGAAGCTGGCCTATGTTCGGAGCCTCGCAGACGCCTTCAAAGCTCTCCAATCAGTCATGAACACCAACAACACTTCAAGGAGCTTTCTGCTGGAGCAG gCTAATCAGGAGATTCAGACTCTTCAGAGTGAAAATGGGAGACTGCGGAGTCTGAAGATCTGTCTGAACCAGCAGAGAGACGCCTACATCAGAGAGGTCTCCCAGAGATCAG GTAAAAGCAAGGAGAGAATCCGGAGCATGCTTCAGCACCTGTCGTCCAAACAGAAGGAGATGGAGATGCAGGAGAGACTCCAAGCGGCCAATCAGCTGCAAGCAGCAGTAGGGGGTGGAGCCTGTTACTCTCCAACAGAAGACTCGACTGATGACGTCATCATAATCACATCCTCCAGCCTGCAGCAACAGTGCACTCCACAGGCTCCTCCCACTTTTGTTTCTGTCCCACCTACCAGCACACCTTCATCCACACCTGTCCAAACTCCTGTCCAAACACCTGTCCAAACACCTGGCCAAACTCCTGTCCAAACACCTGTCCAAACACCTGTCCAAACACCTGTCCAAACTCCTGTCCAAACACCTGTCCAAGCACCTGTCCAAACACCTGTCCAGCAGCCTCAGAGGGTCCTGCAGGTGTCAAGGCccatcctctctcctcctggtgTGTCCCACAGTGTATCAGTGGTAAGGGACAGGCCGAGGACGGTCCCCAACATCCTGTCTCGCAGTAAGAATCCAGCTGCATCACAATCCATTAAGGCCGTGGTACCAGCAGAGGTTCTGTCCCTGGTCGGTACTGCGTTGCCGGGGCAACCAGTCCTGACCCTCAGCCAAATGATGACGGCACCTACATTACTGCAGACTTCTTCTACACCAG GCGTGGCCTCAGTCACCCTCAACATCTCCAATCTGGCCAATCAGCAGATCCACCTCACCTCACTGCCCCACCCCCCAACCG CCACAGACCTCAACAACCTGCTGCAGCTGGTTCAACCATCAACtacaccacaacaacaacaacaacaacaacaacaacaacagctactAATACAACCCCAACAACCACCACAAACTAAACAACAAATCCTacaaacaccaccaccaccacaacaacaacaaacaccacaacaacaaatacTACAGCCACCAcaagaaacacaacaacaacagccgCCGCCACccccccagcagcagcagatccCAGAGGGTcctcccccttctcctcctgctcctcctcctgctcccctCCTGGTGGTCTCTGCTGGATCAGACCCGATAACAGACCAGGACCAGCCTCCATTCCAGACTGACACTACATCTGAGGCTCCACGCTCCACCCAGGACCCTTTCTCCACTCCTTGCCCAGGAGCGAGTGCTGACCGTCAGACTGAGGTCACAGAGGCGGGGCCTGTGGGGGCGGAGCCGCAGCGGGAGACCAGAGATGACGAGAGTCTGACGTCGCTCCTCAACGAGATCGTCTTCCTCAACCAGCAGACCGTCTCCACAGCAGAGACGCCTTTATCAGGGAAACCGTCCCCAGGGGATGATGTAATGGACGAAGATGAGGAGTATGGACGCGCCAACAGCCCCTGGCTCCTGGAGCTGGACTCTGACTCTGATGAAACCATTGCCACGGAGATGGGGGCGGCAGCGGTTAATGACCACACGGACATGACACCTGGTGGACCGCAGCTTGGACCTGTTAATGGGAATGCTAAAGGTGGCGTCCTGGCTCCGCCCCCTCTCCTGCAAATGAAAGTGGGCGGGGCCAAGGTGGCGGACCCTGCCAGCTGTGATGAAGCAGCAGGAGGGGAAGGAGAAGGGGAAGGAGGGGGGAAGAGGGAGGGTGGCGTGGCCTGGAGGCCAATGCCGAGGCTGGTTCCTCTGGGGCTGAGAGGAAACCCACCCAGCTGA